A portion of the Leptidea sinapis chromosome 13, ilLepSina1.1, whole genome shotgun sequence genome contains these proteins:
- the LOC126967761 gene encoding two pore channel protein 1-like isoform X1 → MASLMSPSSPSDGYKRFSDDFANTSINNYGSNVANTRTGTDGAGDSSALDMGSRSSLHTSMQLSEDEHWEMNYHEAAIYLEEGLNNEKFDSHPSSPEELPAYLMVHNPWYHGLDLLASLVLILLAFTEDPAVPAFELPVWAHGTIELLALTIIGVELHLKLKWIGWGTIFKHKRTMIKGVTLLIMVLEAVVVLCRQSSHFRVTRALRPIFLVDTRHCGGVRRFIRQILQSLPPIIDMLGLLMFFVATYSLLGYYLFSEHIDNGHFQTLSDSFVSMFVLLTTANFPDVMMPSYAKSKWYAVFFILYIITVLYVLMNLMLAVVYETFTRIEREKCRALLLHRRGAARRAFRLLVSRRAPHAVKLRHFAGLVSHYAPHYGGLDVYLMFKQLNQSGTGGLSRTEFANIYEVFALRWVAQSSRAPWYSDTPLEPLGRAASAIVRWPHFEYLVFALIIGNGVSMILRVLEAAGDLQDSAKLLCASWDTWLFLSLFLLEAGIRIMASGLAVYLESGWNVFDLSVTVLALMGAFMLTLAPGLFTVVIFRPLRLMRLYKLKKRYRDVFGTLVLLSPLMSSAGCVMLVMYYFFAIVGMELFASYNLRNCCVNTTVEDFYRFSENSSSPLGYYYLNNFENILTSGVTLFELTVVNNWFILMNAYATVAGQFSRIYFMVFYLFTMVVLTIVVASVLEAFRFRIQYKRSTTKRDEEKLLHEEVHTSWEEAQRLGAAGELADQLRAHLPPGVQVTFLGTRPRTKEVLQRRMYQSEIQKWLAEETENEDLQPSTTVTSSEDPLSPPLIQQPDGENHIRSAYQL, encoded by the exons ATACAAGAACAGGTACAGATGGGGCCGGTGACTCCAGTGCCCTGGACATGGGCAGCCGGTCCTCATTACACACCAGTATGCAGCTATCAGAGGACGAACACTGGGAGATGAATTATCACGAAGCCGCTATTTACTTAGAG GAAGGATTAAATAATGAGAAATTTGACTCCCATCCATCAAGTCCTGAGGAATTGCCAGCGTATCTGATGGTCCACAACCCCTGGTACCATGGACTGGATCTACTCGCGTCCCTGGTGCTCATCCTATTAGCCTTCACTGAAGATCCTGCTGTACCGGCTTTTGAG CTTCCTGTTTGGGCACACGGGACGATAGAACTCCTGGCTCTCACAATAATAGGTGTCGAGTTACACTTGAAGCTAAAATGGATCGGCTGGGGAACTATCTTTAAGCATAAACGTACTATGATAAAG GGCGTTACACTGTTAATAATGGTTTTGGAAGCAGTGGTAGTGCTTTGCCGGCAGTCTTCTCACTTCAGAGTGACGCGGGCCCTCCGTCCAATCTTCCTAGTGGACACGCGACACTGTGGCGGAGTCCGGCGGTTTATCAGACAGATTCTGCAGTCATTACCGCCCATTATTGACATGTTag GTTTACTAATGTTCTTCGTAGCGACGTACTCGTTGCTTGGGTATTATTTGTTCTCAGAACATATAGACAACGGCCATTTCCAAACTCTGAGCGACTCGTTCGTCAGTATGTTCGTTTTGCTGACGACAGCCAA TTTCCCCGATGTAATGATGCCTTCGTACGCTAAATCGAAGTGGTACGCCGTCTTCTTCATCCTCTACATTATAACAGTTCTTTACGTGCTTATGAATCTG ATGTTGGCTGTTGTGTACGAGACGTTCACACGGATCGAACGGGAGAAATGTCGCGCGTTGTTGCTACACCGGCGTGGCGCAGCCAGACGTGCGTTCCGACTGCTCGTGTCACGCCGCGCGCCGCACGCGGTCAAGCTGcggcacttcgccggtctggtGTCGCACTATGCGCCCCACTATG GTGGCCTCGATGTATATTTAATGTTCAAGCAGCTGAACCAATCAGGCACGGGGGGTTTGTCGCGTACAGAGTTCGCAAACATTTACGAAGTATTCGCTCTGCGTTGGGTCGCTCAATCGAGTCGTGCGCCGTGGTATAGCGACACGCCGCTTGAGCCTCTCGGTCGCGCCGCCTCTGCCATCGTGCGTTGGCCGCACTTTGAATACCTAGTCT TCGCGCTGATAATCGGCAACGGAGTATCGATGATTCTTCGAGTGCTGGAAGCGGCTGGTGATCTTCAAGACAGTGCTAAACTCTTGTGCGCATCCTGGGATACATGGCTCTTCTTGTCTT TATTCCTCCTGGAAGCTGGCATTCGGATAATGGCATCGGGTTTAGCAGTCTATCTGGAAAGCGGGTGGAATGTGTTCGACTTGAGTGTAACAGTGCTGGCTCTGATGGGAGCCTTCATGCTGACTCTGGCTCCTGGACTATTCACAGTCGTCATTTTCAGACCACTCAG GTTAATGCGTCTATACAAGCTGAAGAAGCGCTACCGCGACGTGTTCGGCACGTTGGTGCTTCTGTCGCCGCTCATGTCTTCGGCGGGCTGCGTGATGCTGGTCATGTATTACTTCTTCGCCATCGTCGGCATGGAACTCTTCGCCTCTTACAACCTGAGGAATTGCTGCGT AAACACAACAGTGGAGGACTTCTACCGGTTCTCGGAGAACAGTTCGAGCCCACTGGGGTACTACTACCTCAACAACTTCGAGAACATTCTAACGAGCGGCGTCACTTTGTTCGAGCTGACAGTTGTCAACAATTGGTTCATTCTGATGAACGCGTACGCGACTGTTGCGGGGCAGTTCAGTCGGATATACTTCAtg GTATTCTATCTATTCACGATGGTCGTCCTCACAATAGTGGTGGCCAGTGTTTTGGAGGCCTTCCGCTTCAGGATACAGTACAAGAGGAGTACGACCAAACGTGACG AGGAGAAACTCCTCCACGAGGAAGTCCACACGAGTTGGGAGGAGGCGCAGAGACTGGGCGCAGCGGGAGAGCTCGCAGACCAGCTCAGGGCACATTTGCCACCAGgg GTCCAAGTAACGTTCTTAGGCACAAGACCACGGACGAAAGAGGTTTTACAAAGGAGAATGTATCAGTCTGAGATACAGAAATGGTTGGCCGAAGAGACTGAAAATGAGG
- the LOC126967761 gene encoding two pore channel protein 1-like isoform X2 has translation MRLDKIIYIVKDQVTARVYSAFANYADTRTGTDGAGDSSALDMGSRSSLHTSMQLSEDEHWEMNYHEAAIYLEEGLNNEKFDSHPSSPEELPAYLMVHNPWYHGLDLLASLVLILLAFTEDPAVPAFELPVWAHGTIELLALTIIGVELHLKLKWIGWGTIFKHKRTMIKGVTLLIMVLEAVVVLCRQSSHFRVTRALRPIFLVDTRHCGGVRRFIRQILQSLPPIIDMLGLLMFFVATYSLLGYYLFSEHIDNGHFQTLSDSFVSMFVLLTTANFPDVMMPSYAKSKWYAVFFILYIITVLYVLMNLMLAVVYETFTRIEREKCRALLLHRRGAARRAFRLLVSRRAPHAVKLRHFAGLVSHYAPHYGGLDVYLMFKQLNQSGTGGLSRTEFANIYEVFALRWVAQSSRAPWYSDTPLEPLGRAASAIVRWPHFEYLVFALIIGNGVSMILRVLEAAGDLQDSAKLLCASWDTWLFLSLFLLEAGIRIMASGLAVYLESGWNVFDLSVTVLALMGAFMLTLAPGLFTVVIFRPLRLMRLYKLKKRYRDVFGTLVLLSPLMSSAGCVMLVMYYFFAIVGMELFASYNLRNCCVNTTVEDFYRFSENSSSPLGYYYLNNFENILTSGVTLFELTVVNNWFILMNAYATVAGQFSRIYFMVFYLFTMVVLTIVVASVLEAFRFRIQYKRSTTKRDEEKLLHEEVHTSWEEAQRLGAAGELADQLRAHLPPGVQVTFLGTRPRTKEVLQRRMYQSEIQKWLAEETENEDLQPSTTVTSSEDPLSPPLIQQPDGENHIRSAYQL, from the exons ATGCGACTcgataagataatttatatagtgAAAGATCAAGTGACTGCAAGAGTTTATTCTGCATTTGCTAATTATGCGG ATACAAGAACAGGTACAGATGGGGCCGGTGACTCCAGTGCCCTGGACATGGGCAGCCGGTCCTCATTACACACCAGTATGCAGCTATCAGAGGACGAACACTGGGAGATGAATTATCACGAAGCCGCTATTTACTTAGAG GAAGGATTAAATAATGAGAAATTTGACTCCCATCCATCAAGTCCTGAGGAATTGCCAGCGTATCTGATGGTCCACAACCCCTGGTACCATGGACTGGATCTACTCGCGTCCCTGGTGCTCATCCTATTAGCCTTCACTGAAGATCCTGCTGTACCGGCTTTTGAG CTTCCTGTTTGGGCACACGGGACGATAGAACTCCTGGCTCTCACAATAATAGGTGTCGAGTTACACTTGAAGCTAAAATGGATCGGCTGGGGAACTATCTTTAAGCATAAACGTACTATGATAAAG GGCGTTACACTGTTAATAATGGTTTTGGAAGCAGTGGTAGTGCTTTGCCGGCAGTCTTCTCACTTCAGAGTGACGCGGGCCCTCCGTCCAATCTTCCTAGTGGACACGCGACACTGTGGCGGAGTCCGGCGGTTTATCAGACAGATTCTGCAGTCATTACCGCCCATTATTGACATGTTag GTTTACTAATGTTCTTCGTAGCGACGTACTCGTTGCTTGGGTATTATTTGTTCTCAGAACATATAGACAACGGCCATTTCCAAACTCTGAGCGACTCGTTCGTCAGTATGTTCGTTTTGCTGACGACAGCCAA TTTCCCCGATGTAATGATGCCTTCGTACGCTAAATCGAAGTGGTACGCCGTCTTCTTCATCCTCTACATTATAACAGTTCTTTACGTGCTTATGAATCTG ATGTTGGCTGTTGTGTACGAGACGTTCACACGGATCGAACGGGAGAAATGTCGCGCGTTGTTGCTACACCGGCGTGGCGCAGCCAGACGTGCGTTCCGACTGCTCGTGTCACGCCGCGCGCCGCACGCGGTCAAGCTGcggcacttcgccggtctggtGTCGCACTATGCGCCCCACTATG GTGGCCTCGATGTATATTTAATGTTCAAGCAGCTGAACCAATCAGGCACGGGGGGTTTGTCGCGTACAGAGTTCGCAAACATTTACGAAGTATTCGCTCTGCGTTGGGTCGCTCAATCGAGTCGTGCGCCGTGGTATAGCGACACGCCGCTTGAGCCTCTCGGTCGCGCCGCCTCTGCCATCGTGCGTTGGCCGCACTTTGAATACCTAGTCT TCGCGCTGATAATCGGCAACGGAGTATCGATGATTCTTCGAGTGCTGGAAGCGGCTGGTGATCTTCAAGACAGTGCTAAACTCTTGTGCGCATCCTGGGATACATGGCTCTTCTTGTCTT TATTCCTCCTGGAAGCTGGCATTCGGATAATGGCATCGGGTTTAGCAGTCTATCTGGAAAGCGGGTGGAATGTGTTCGACTTGAGTGTAACAGTGCTGGCTCTGATGGGAGCCTTCATGCTGACTCTGGCTCCTGGACTATTCACAGTCGTCATTTTCAGACCACTCAG GTTAATGCGTCTATACAAGCTGAAGAAGCGCTACCGCGACGTGTTCGGCACGTTGGTGCTTCTGTCGCCGCTCATGTCTTCGGCGGGCTGCGTGATGCTGGTCATGTATTACTTCTTCGCCATCGTCGGCATGGAACTCTTCGCCTCTTACAACCTGAGGAATTGCTGCGT AAACACAACAGTGGAGGACTTCTACCGGTTCTCGGAGAACAGTTCGAGCCCACTGGGGTACTACTACCTCAACAACTTCGAGAACATTCTAACGAGCGGCGTCACTTTGTTCGAGCTGACAGTTGTCAACAATTGGTTCATTCTGATGAACGCGTACGCGACTGTTGCGGGGCAGTTCAGTCGGATATACTTCAtg GTATTCTATCTATTCACGATGGTCGTCCTCACAATAGTGGTGGCCAGTGTTTTGGAGGCCTTCCGCTTCAGGATACAGTACAAGAGGAGTACGACCAAACGTGACG AGGAGAAACTCCTCCACGAGGAAGTCCACACGAGTTGGGAGGAGGCGCAGAGACTGGGCGCAGCGGGAGAGCTCGCAGACCAGCTCAGGGCACATTTGCCACCAGgg GTCCAAGTAACGTTCTTAGGCACAAGACCACGGACGAAAGAGGTTTTACAAAGGAGAATGTATCAGTCTGAGATACAGAAATGGTTGGCCGAAGAGACTGAAAATGAGG